ggtcatattatctGATAATATTAGTAGGTTGATTTCGGGTTAGGTCATACTacccgtttactttaacgaGTGTTCAtgaaaatgacacgaacacaAAAAATACGGCAAGAATGCTAGATATATTCATGAGAGCTGAACCTGAAACTTCTCATTATAAGTAGGGCAGAATAACAATTTACATTAAGTGGTGGGTGCAAAGCGTAATTGTTGCCAAATAGAACTACATTTTGGGCTGGTCGAGTGTATTGAGGCCTTATTCTCTAACCAATCTGTGCGACGTGGGCCTCGGTCTTTAGTTCTAGTCCCCCCACACCAAAACGACACCGTAAGCCCGATTTATTTCTTGAAGCAAACGACACCGTGGGATCTGAACGAAGAAAAGCAAGGTGTTTGAACCCAGAGACCTCACTCTCCACTTCCAATCCCTAATTTTGCTTCTCTCTCTCAACCCAGACCGATCCGCCATGACCAAGCAGCACGCTAACTGGTCCCCCTATGACAACAATGGCGGGTATGTATTCTCTCCTTCCCTGCAACAATATCGTCGTttcctctttttattttttattttttggggatTTTAATATTTTCGTGCCTATTGCAGGTCCTGTGTGGCGATCGCCGGAGCCAACTACTGTGTGATTGCCGCCGATACTCGGATGTCGACCGGTTACAGTATTCTCACCCGCGACTACTCCAAAATCTGCAAATTGTATGCTTTTATACCAATTTCTCTCGtatttatataaatttttttcatgaatttttatatttatgcaCTCGATTTCGGAGATTCGAATGTCTCTGCTGTGTTTAATTTTATCTGATTTTACTGCTGTTAGGAATTTTTTGTTGGcgtttttagggttttatctGATTTTATTTTGCTCGTGGTTaggtttgatttttaattaccaCTTGGGTTTGTGTTTTTTACTTCTGTATTAGAGATTTAGCCTAGTGGGTTTTGGGGAAGGTACATTGCATTTAGTTAGCGGGATTTTTGCTCACTACCCCCTGGCGATGCTGACCATTACTATCCATTACTATCGTATTGACTACTGTTGGATGAGTATGAGTTTCGAGATTTGTGTAGTACTTAGAGTAAATCACACTTGTCCAACGGTGGTTAATACGGTGGTAATGGTCACCATTTAagagtggtgagcaaaaatgctttcTTTAGATGGCTTATAGGAAGTGTGGTGATTATAACAGTGTGCTTCTTGGACATTTGTAATGCTTGCAGGTTTACTGCTAATCATTTTTGGGATAGCTATTGTGTTTGCTATCATTTTTATGGTTGATTCCACTGACTGAAATATGTACAAAAAAGTAGCAGATGATAAATATCAGGGGGAATATGCACCAAAAACGTTTTATTGCTGTAtaaaaaagcatgaaattatgcTGAAGAGAAATTGAGTTAGGAATTGAAGCTTCTGTATTCATAAGCTAAATCAAAGATTCTCATTTGAAGTATTAAAAAGCATGAAAGTATCAAGGTGCAAAACAAAATAGATATGAATCGACGCTGCTAGGATTGAGTACCTGAGCTAGTGTCACTGTGTCAGACCAGATTGTTAAAGCACCTTAGTCTAAATTTCGATGCTGAGGAACCAATAGGTTTCCGAAACCCTGACCAAACGATATACTGTACTAATTTTAGAAATAGGCTTATATCCAGGTGAGGTCCTGAGCACAGCTTAAGAAATTACTAGGAAGATAGAATTAAAAGATAAGAGCCgatgaagagaaaaaaaatgaatatgaAGGTActgcagcaaaaaaaaaaaaaaaagaaaacgaaaaagaaaaacagtgaGGCAGAGAATTAAAGGTAGGTAGGCATATGAAAAGTGTATAACATTGCAGTTGGGGTATGTATGGAGTGATCTGTATGCCCCAGATTGCAAAGGTGATAAATTAGTTGGGGAAGAGAGAAGTTTAGTATAACAGACAAAAACATGATGCAAAATTGGTTCAACTTTGGCAtgggtttttccttttttcctcaTTGTTATGTGAAAACTTCCAGATATACCAAAAAAATTGTTAGTGATAAGTTATGGTTGCTAACTGAGGGAAGCAAAGGTGCAAATAGAAGAGAAGGAGAGGGGTTGATAATTTAAGATAGAAGAGTACATCAGCCCTTAGTAGTCTTTTGAGGTACTATTTTATGTCGATGGAGTGTTGATTTTTTGTTCATCACATTTACAGATTTACTTGATGATATTGTTTGGTCTTACTGTTTTGTCTTTTGAACTTGCAGAGCGGACAAAGCTGTATTGGCATCTTCTGGTTTTCAAGCTGATGTGAAAGCTTTGCAAAAGCATTTGGCAGCTAAGCACTTGGTGAGGCTTCAAAATCCTGTTACAatactttgtatttttttttggacGCTATTCGTTTGCAATGCAACAGATGGCGTCAGATGTTTTTTACTATGTATAGGCAAGATTTATTTACGCTGGCATGTAATAAATATTGAGTTATGCCAAGAACTGATGATACATCCTTTTTGTCATTGTTTCCCAGACTTATCAGCATCAACATAACAAACAAATGAGCTGCCCTGCGATGGCTCAACTGCTTTCCAACACCCTTTACTACAAGCGGTTCTTCCCCTACTACGCATTTAATGTTTTGGGTGGCTTAGATAGTGAAGGTAAATTTTAGAGTTTAAAACCTTTGGCTGCCAGTTGAGACTATTCCTGCTAACAAATAATTTTAATTACTAATCTGCAGGTAAGGGTTGCGTCTTCACATATGATGCTGTTGGTTCCTATGAGAGGGTTGGGTATAGCTCCCAAGGTTCTGGTTCTACACTTATCATTCCTTTTCTGGACAACCAATTGAAGTCTCCTAGCCCACTCCTATTGCCTGCCCAGGTTTGTTCTCGATTTTGATTACTAGTTTGCGTCATACTATTGGTTGTTTGTATGTGATTAATCTGCCCCACAATTTAGGACTGCATATTTGTTTGTTATTAATGTGCAGGATGCTGTCACACCGCTGTCGGAAGCAGAAGCGATCGACTTGGTCAAAACTTGTTTTGCATCTGCAACTGAAAGAGATATTTACACTGTAAGTTTCCAGTCCTTTTAATATGTGTCCATTTTGTATCAAGCTCATATGAACCTCGTTCTTTAATGTGTCATTGACTCATGGATGTCTTACAGGGCGACAGGCTGGAGATTGTTGTCCTCAATGCGGATGGCACCAGATATGAGTATATGGAGCTGAGGAAGGACTGATGTGTGCCcaaaagaaattggaaattCATATGCTCCACTGTTTGTTGTGTTTAGACAGTAAGACTAGAATTTCTCTTTTTTGGGTGTCTTGAGTAAAAGAACATATCTGATATCTTTGGTATGAATACAAAAATCATGACATGACTGGTTGCCAAAATCTGAAATTCTGAGATTCAATGTTGATCTATCTGCATGATCGTTGATCGAATTGCATATGATCTTATTGTGAAACGGTAACAGGATCTCAAAAGCTGTCTTTCGACGCCCAACCTTTCTTCTCCAACTCCTGCCGCAATGCCTGTCGTAAAAGACGGGAATGAGTTCAAATGAAGGTTGTTTTTATGAATGCAGTTGTTAGGTATGGGTGACAATATTGAGATTGTTTGCAGTGCTCACCTTGATTCTTTTTCTGTTGATGTTGAAATCGGATATCCCCAACCGGGATGCCGATCGATACTCGACTATTGAGTCGGTGCCTGGTGGAAACCAAAACTCTACATCATCCACAAGCTGCACGAACACAAGAACAATCCATGTGTTATTGTTATAGATCCTACGTTGATTGACGACTAACAGTCATTCACGTACACGTACACTAATGTCAGAAACTCATTTTATGTTCTAAAATCCGGGTTACGGGTTACACCTACCCCTAAAATAGCGCTTTGGTACTCCACACGAACATAGTCGTCTCTCTTCTCCATGATCTGTGGTGTGAACTTGTCTGGCTTTGTCGATTTAATCTGCAAAATGAGTTATGAGATATGAGTtttgctgatttttttttttaatttttaaacaaacaatatttatctacactaaggggtaaGCAAGTGGGATAAGCCTCGTAattagctagcaataatgtggttcaaatttgtctttgggaagaatcaaacctaagatttccacttacaaataaagaggaatactactattccgtagtactaagtggcatgaGTTTTGCTGATTTAAGTGGACATAAATGACAAATGGAAACATGTTTGAAGTGCTTT
This is a stretch of genomic DNA from Malus domestica chromosome 02, GDT2T_hap1. It encodes these proteins:
- the LOC103418407 gene encoding proteasome subunit beta type-1 translates to MTKQHANWSPYDNNGGSCVAIAGANYCVIAADTRMSTGYSILTRDYSKICKLADKAVLASSGFQADVKALQKHLAAKHLTYQHQHNKQMSCPAMAQLLSNTLYYKRFFPYYAFNVLGGLDSEGKGCVFTYDAVGSYERVGYSSQGSGSTLIIPFLDNQLKSPSPLLLPAQDAVTPLSEAEAIDLVKTCFASATERDIYTGDRLEIVVLNADGTRYEYMELRKD